A single region of the Plasmodium reichenowi strain SY57 chromosome 9, whole genome shotgun sequence genome encodes:
- a CDS encoding replication protein A1, putative produces the protein MSENDLLFRISQITTYVSKWIIKAKVVNKTKLSTFKNNNSFFSIDVTDVHGDSISCKFWGSSADKWFNAIELKKVYIFSKGRVSIANPKYNTVKHKYELTFNEDSEIHEVKDDGEIKIQKKISLVNLRDIKIATKETPFTADLIGIVKHIGTVSNLKTKQGNDIAKQNIIIVDDTKHSFEISFWDSNVNLIKEEIVENEIYIFTNINIRNWNDMKNGTFGVTSSIEKMENLNDELKAKCAKISQWYNNSGKYEQFTNMRNILSNDVTQTPDKHYALSDVSDVLSKISGTYTLIGRIKRIYWKSKENEHRFYYPACMKCKKKLLSSGHDNNNMDNEFDNPEEDNIVYSCMNCDENNVKPFYNYTFNFLFMDFSGSIILRAFSDEGYNLLGKKAEELKNLDEDTLDYLFNYDFLYKEYKIVVRVNQKAYNGIERVNFTAMKIFPLKPTDITSLLTEIQLLIANNNDNPHRAKRSLNDDTNDSKKQKL, from the coding sequence CTTATTATTTCGTATTAGTCAGATTACTACATACGTTAGCAAATGGATAATAAAAGCCAAGGTAGTAAATAAAACTAAACTTTCTACTTTCAAAAACAATAACAGTTTCTTCAGTATAGACGTTACGGATGTACATGGAGATTCAATATCGTGTAAGTTCTGGGGTAGTTCAGCAGATAAATGGTTTAATGCTATTGAACTAAAGAAggtgtatatattttctaaagGCCGAGTGTCTATAGCAAATCCCAAATATAATACAGTAAAACATAAATACGAATTAACATTTAATGAAGATAGTGAAATACATGAAGTGAAAGATGATGGAGAAATAAAGAttcaaaagaaaatatCTCTAGTGAATTTAAgagatataaaaatagcTACAAAAGAAACACCATTCACAGCTGATTTAATAGGTATAGTTAAACATATAGGAACAGTAAGtaatttaaaaacaaaacaagGTAATGATATAGCTAAgcaaaatattattatagtTGACGATACAAAACATTCTTTTGAAATATCATTTTGGGATTCTAACgttaatttaataaaagaagaaattgtagaaaatgaaatatatatatttactaatattaatataagaaattGGAATGATATGAAAAATGGTACTTTTGGTGTTACTAGTTCTATagaaaaaatggaaaaCTTAAATGATGAATTAAAAGCTAAGTGTGCCAAAATATCACAGTGGTATAATAATAGTGgtaaatatgaacaatttACTAATATgagaaatattttatctaATGATGTTACCCAAACTCCAGATAAACATTATGCTTTAAGTGATGTTAGTGATGTGCTATCAAAAATATCGGGTACATATACACTTATAGgaagaattaaaagaatatattgGAAAAGTAAAGAAAATGAGCACAGATTTTATTATCCTGCTTGTATgaaatgtaaaaaaaaactattATCTAGTGGacatgataataataatatggataatGAATTTGATAATCCAGAAGAAGATAATATTGTTTATTCTTGTATGAATTgtgatgaaaataatgttaaaccattttataattatactTTCAATTTCTTATTTATGGATTTTTCAGGATCTATTATATTAAGAGCCTTTTCAGATGAAGgatataatttattagGAAAAAAAGCagaagaattaaaaaatctAGATGAAGATACACTAGACTATTTATTCAATTATGATTtcttatataaagaatataaaattgttGTTAGAGTTAATCAAAAAGCTTATAATGGTATAGAAAGAGTTAATTTTACAGCCATGAAAATATTCCCACTTAAACCTACAGATATCACATCTTTATTAACAGAAATACAACTACTTATAGCAAATAACAATGATAATCCACATAGAGCTAAAAGGTCATTGAACGATGATACTAATGACTCCAAAAAACAAAAACTATGA